From Stenotrophomonas maltophilia, a single genomic window includes:
- the thiS gene encoding sulfur carrier protein ThiS produces MNIQLNGEPRTLPASATLHDLLEAEQLLQRRVAVEVNGEIVSRSRHGEHVLAEGDVVEIVHALGGG; encoded by the coding sequence ATGAACATCCAGCTCAATGGCGAACCCCGTACCCTGCCCGCTTCGGCGACCCTTCACGATCTGCTTGAGGCCGAGCAGCTGCTGCAGCGCCGGGTGGCGGTGGAGGTCAACGGCGAGATCGTCAGCCGCAGCCGCCATGGCGAGCATGTCCTGGCCGAGGGCGACGTGGTGGAGATCGTGCACGCGCTGGGCGGCGGT
- a CDS encoding autotransporter domain-containing esterase, which translates to MLLSKRPIRSLMAAAIALAAVPAMAGESPYTHAVFFGDSLTDAGYFRPLLPPGVQPVTGQFTTNPGWVWSQQLANYYGLNGAANGNGQNGDNYAVGGARVSVEGSGALGPIPSLKSQAARYLAANGGKADANALYTVWGGANDLFAAAAAPAQAQAIIGAAVTDQIALVGALKQAGAQYVLVPNLPNVGLTPSFRGPNAGAATALSAGYNKALYGGLKQAGIEFIPLDTFTVLGEVAANPALYGFTNVTSTACKIDPTNPTQSILTCNPTSYVSPDAANTYLFADGVHPTTAGHQLLGQYAVSVLEGPRLQQVLSHSAQTIGRSRADQVSMHLGGRPADGLSWWGGVRGDLQRYDHADLYDGLAPAGLFGVDWARDGMVFGGFAGFGRLNADFGNSRGDFTQKDTTAGLFAGWYHDRIWVNGQVSYTWLSYDVNRKVQLGPATREHGGSPDGSNLTAALNAGYEFGTEGGFRHGPIASVIWQKVKIDGYTESAAAGTLATALGYDRQNVDSTVGRIGWQARFDGGAVKPYAQLTYDHEFEDTKQASAWLQTLPELGSYRVPGLNFDKNYATVVLGARTEMFGLQSNFGLSASAGQKRAQDATLFANFSGNF; encoded by the coding sequence ATGCTGCTCAGCAAACGCCCGATCCGCTCCCTGATGGCGGCCGCGATCGCGCTGGCCGCGGTTCCGGCCATGGCAGGCGAATCCCCGTATACCCACGCGGTGTTCTTCGGCGACAGCCTGACCGACGCCGGCTACTTCCGCCCGCTGCTGCCGCCCGGCGTGCAGCCGGTCACCGGCCAGTTCACCACCAACCCGGGCTGGGTCTGGTCGCAGCAGCTGGCCAATTACTACGGTCTCAACGGCGCAGCCAACGGCAACGGCCAGAACGGTGACAACTACGCCGTGGGCGGTGCCCGCGTATCGGTGGAAGGCAGCGGTGCGCTGGGTCCGATCCCCTCGCTGAAGTCGCAGGCTGCTCGTTACCTCGCTGCAAATGGCGGCAAGGCTGACGCAAATGCCCTGTATACCGTCTGGGGTGGCGCCAACGACCTGTTCGCGGCAGCGGCAGCGCCGGCACAGGCGCAGGCCATCATCGGCGCGGCCGTGACCGACCAGATCGCCCTGGTCGGCGCGCTCAAGCAGGCCGGCGCGCAGTACGTGCTGGTGCCCAACCTGCCCAACGTCGGCCTGACCCCGTCGTTCCGTGGCCCGAATGCCGGTGCCGCCACCGCGCTGTCGGCCGGTTACAACAAGGCCCTGTACGGTGGCCTGAAGCAGGCCGGCATCGAGTTCATTCCGCTCGACACCTTCACCGTGCTGGGCGAAGTGGCCGCCAACCCGGCCTTGTACGGCTTCACCAACGTCACCAGCACCGCCTGCAAGATCGATCCGACCAATCCGACGCAGAGCATCCTGACCTGCAACCCGACCAGCTATGTCAGCCCGGATGCGGCCAATACCTATCTGTTCGCCGATGGCGTGCATCCGACCACGGCCGGCCACCAGCTGCTGGGCCAGTACGCGGTCTCGGTACTGGAAGGCCCGCGCCTGCAGCAGGTGCTGAGCCACTCGGCGCAGACCATCGGCCGTTCGCGCGCCGACCAGGTCAGCATGCACCTGGGAGGGCGTCCGGCCGACGGCCTGTCCTGGTGGGGCGGCGTGCGCGGCGACCTGCAGCGCTACGACCACGCCGACCTGTACGACGGCCTGGCGCCGGCCGGCCTGTTCGGTGTCGACTGGGCACGCGACGGCATGGTGTTCGGCGGCTTCGCCGGCTTCGGCCGCCTCAATGCCGACTTCGGCAACAGCCGCGGTGACTTCACCCAGAAGGACACCACCGCCGGTCTGTTCGCCGGCTGGTACCACGACCGCATCTGGGTCAACGGCCAGGTCAGCTACACCTGGCTGTCCTATGACGTGAACCGCAAGGTCCAGCTGGGCCCGGCCACCCGCGAGCACGGCGGTTCGCCGGACGGCAGCAACCTGACCGCAGCGCTGAACGCCGGTTACGAGTTCGGCACCGAGGGCGGTTTCCGCCACGGCCCGATCGCCTCGGTGATCTGGCAGAAGGTGAAGATCGACGGTTACACCGAAAGCGCCGCGGCCGGCACGCTGGCCACCGCGCTGGGCTATGACCGCCAGAATGTCGATTCGACCGTTGGCCGCATCGGCTGGCAGGCCCGCTTCGACGGCGGTGCGGTCAAACCGTACGCACAGCTGACCTACGACCACGAGTTCGAAGACACCAAGCAGGCCAGCGCCTGGCTGCAGACCCTGCCGGAACTGGGCAGCTATCGCGTGCCGGGCCTGAACTTCGACAAGAACTACGCCACCGTCGTACTGGGTGCCCGTACGGAGATGTTCGGCCTGCAGAGCAACTTCGGCCTGAGTGCTTCGGCCGGGCAGAAGCGTGCCCAGGACGCGACGCTGTTCGCCAACTTCAGCGGCAACTTCTGA